The proteins below come from a single Chryseobacterium sp. MA9 genomic window:
- a CDS encoding microviridin/marinostatin family tricyclic proteinase inhibitor, which translates to MKSNNSKKKPFFASFLEKQVKDPETVKGGTDITIPERDVITKPAVDVVTSPKDDMMHTLKYPSDGDDDTITIPL; encoded by the coding sequence ATGAAAAGCAACAACTCAAAGAAGAAACCGTTTTTCGCATCATTCCTGGAAAAACAGGTTAAGGATCCTGAAACAGTAAAAGGAGGAACTGATATTACAATTCCTGAAAGAGACGTTATTACAAAGCCGGCGGTAGACGTTGTAACTTCTCCTAAAGATGATATGATGCACACGCTGAAATATCCATCTGACGGTGATGATGATACAATCACTATTCCACTATAA
- a CDS encoding microviridin/marinostatin family tricyclic proteinase inhibitor, whose amino-acid sequence MENKNSKKKPFFASFLEKQVKDPETVKGGGITSVLADQITTALQDQITTPLKDNVTKPDNDNVTMKYPSDGDEDVLDV is encoded by the coding sequence ATGGAAAACAAAAATTCAAAAAAGAAGCCATTTTTTGCGTCATTCTTAGAAAAACAGGTTAAAGATCCTGAAACAGTAAAAGGAGGTGGTATTACTTCTGTACTTGCAGACCAAATTACTACAGCCCTTCAGGATCAGATTACTACTCCTCTTAAGGATAATGTTACTAAACCTGATAATGATAATGTTACGATGAAATATCCTTCTGACGGAGATGAGGATGTTTTAGATGTGTAA
- a CDS encoding alpha/beta fold hydrolase, whose amino-acid sequence MEILNSKIFGENSTNTPLLVFHGLFGMLDNWGSFGKDLGEYLPVHLIDLRNHGRSFHSESMSHDDLADDIARYMDHYGIQKAHVLGHSLGGKAVMQFAIKYPERVEKLIVVDISPKAYPPHHQGIIKALETVDFNTVGSRNEVEAVLNQYIPEKSTIQFLTKNLYWDENKKLGWRFNLKTLSEKYTEFVSNAVKFGVFEGDTLFIAGAKSNYILPQDEFGIKQQFPKAKVVTVKNAGHWVQAENPVDFANVVKEFLGLN is encoded by the coding sequence ATGGAAATCTTAAACTCAAAAATATTCGGCGAAAATTCAACCAATACGCCGCTTCTTGTATTTCACGGATTATTTGGAATGCTTGACAACTGGGGAAGTTTCGGAAAAGATCTGGGAGAATATCTTCCCGTACATCTGATTGACCTTAGAAACCACGGAAGAAGTTTTCACTCAGAAAGTATGTCTCATGATGATCTGGCAGATGATATTGCACGCTATATGGATCATTATGGAATTCAGAAAGCTCATGTTTTAGGGCACTCTTTAGGAGGAAAAGCTGTGATGCAGTTTGCCATAAAATATCCTGAACGTGTTGAAAAACTAATTGTTGTTGATATTTCACCTAAAGCATATCCGCCACACCACCAGGGAATTATCAAAGCACTGGAAACCGTTGATTTTAATACAGTTGGCTCAAGAAATGAAGTAGAAGCAGTTCTTAACCAGTATATTCCTGAAAAATCAACCATACAGTTTTTAACGAAAAACCTGTATTGGGATGAAAATAAAAAACTGGGCTGGAGATTTAATCTTAAAACATTATCCGAAAAATATACTGAATTTGTATCCAATGCTGTTAAATTCGGAGTCTTTGAAGGCGATACATTGTTTATAGCAGGGGCAAAATCCAATTATATCCTGCCACAGGATGAATTCGGAATCAAGCAGCAATTTCCTAAAGCTAAAGTGGTTACGGTAAAAAATGCCGGACATTGGGTACAGGCCGAAAATCCGGTTGATTTTGCAAACGTTGTTAAGGAGTTTCTTGGATTGAATTAA
- a CDS encoding pyridoxine 5'-phosphate synthase has translation MTKLSVNINKIATLRNARGGETPSVTEAAVKIQEFGGQGITIHPRPDERHITRKDVYDLKPLVTTEFNIEGNPHHSFIDMVLEVKPEQVTLVPDADDAITSNAGWDTKKHLDYLTEIIAEFKKAGIRTSIFLDPLPELVEYAAKTGADRIELYTEAYAKNYLTNKEQAIKPYYDTAVEANKFGLGINAGHDLSLENLKYFADTIPNLLEVSIGHALVSEALYMGLENTVQAYLKRLAKW, from the coding sequence ATGACAAAACTAAGCGTAAACATTAATAAAATTGCGACGTTAAGAAATGCAAGAGGAGGTGAAACCCCAAGTGTTACAGAAGCTGCTGTAAAAATTCAGGAATTCGGAGGACAGGGAATTACCATTCATCCAAGGCCTGATGAAAGGCATATCACGAGAAAAGATGTCTATGATCTGAAGCCGTTGGTTACGACTGAGTTTAATATTGAAGGAAATCCTCATCATAGTTTTATCGATATGGTATTGGAAGTGAAGCCTGAGCAGGTAACTTTAGTGCCGGACGCTGACGATGCTATTACCTCTAATGCAGGATGGGATACAAAAAAACATCTTGACTACCTTACAGAAATCATTGCAGAATTTAAAAAAGCAGGTATCCGTACTTCTATTTTCCTGGATCCTTTACCGGAATTGGTAGAATATGCTGCTAAGACCGGAGCAGACAGGATAGAGCTATATACGGAAGCTTACGCAAAAAATTATCTTACAAACAAAGAACAGGCTATAAAACCTTATTACGATACAGCAGTTGAAGCTAATAAATTCGGATTGGGAATTAATGCCGGTCATGACCTTAGCTTAGAAAATCTGAAATACTTTGCAGACACTATTCCGAACCTTTTGGAAGTGTCTATCGGCCATGCTTTGGTTTCCGAAGCACTTTATATGGGATTGGAAAATACAGTTCAGGCTTATCTGAAGAGACTGGCAAAATGGTAA
- a CDS encoding mechanosensitive ion channel family protein, with protein MNDQLQETKNFIQELSEQLYIYITQISPSGLDWVFHIIVKLSLLLVLFLITDFVFKFIINSVFRLFHNEQKFPILKSIYQAKITNSVAHFAALIAVAGIQGSIFPENALPKTTIFIIRCINLGLVLILAGMLYRSLTAFRNYFSIKQDFYKIMALNAISETVKILGLFIFTVVGFCVIFGIKGTTIVGSLGAITAVLVLVFRDTILGFVTGLHVATSKNLKVGDWVSIPKYNIEGNITEINLLTTKITNFDKTVSTIPTYDLMTTEIKNMQVMSESNTRRIKKSIYFNINSFKFLTDEDVERLKEINLISDYLEERTSEIKKEKESLEHKDKIVNGRQLTNIGVFRYYAQKYIENDPDIDKNGTRMVRQLDITPQGLPLEVYCFANDSKWERFEQIQADIFDHLLVASKEFELQVMQVSVKV; from the coding sequence ATGAATGACCAGTTACAAGAAACTAAAAACTTTATACAGGAGCTGAGCGAGCAGCTTTACATCTATATCACCCAGATATCACCTTCCGGGCTGGACTGGGTTTTTCATATTATTGTAAAATTAAGCTTACTTCTCGTTCTGTTTTTAATTACTGATTTTGTTTTTAAATTCATCATTAATTCTGTCTTCAGGTTATTTCATAATGAACAGAAATTTCCCATCTTAAAATCTATTTATCAGGCCAAAATCACCAACTCTGTAGCCCATTTTGCTGCTTTGATTGCTGTTGCGGGTATCCAGGGATCCATATTTCCGGAAAATGCACTGCCGAAGACAACCATTTTTATAATAAGATGTATCAATTTGGGATTGGTATTGATATTGGCAGGAATGCTCTACAGATCACTGACGGCTTTCAGAAATTATTTCAGCATTAAACAGGATTTCTACAAGATTATGGCGCTTAATGCCATTTCAGAAACCGTAAAGATTTTAGGACTCTTCATATTTACAGTAGTAGGATTCTGTGTGATTTTCGGGATTAAAGGAACCACTATCGTAGGAAGTCTGGGGGCTATTACTGCTGTTCTGGTATTGGTTTTCAGAGATACAATCTTGGGATTTGTAACAGGGCTTCATGTTGCCACTTCTAAAAATTTAAAAGTAGGAGATTGGGTTAGCATTCCCAAATACAACATTGAAGGAAATATTACGGAAATCAACCTTTTGACTACCAAAATTACTAATTTTGATAAGACGGTTTCCACTATTCCTACTTATGATTTGATGACCACTGAGATCAAGAATATGCAGGTGATGTCTGAGTCTAATACCCGAAGAATAAAAAAATCAATTTACTTTAACATCAATTCTTTTAAGTTTCTGACTGATGAAGATGTTGAGCGTTTAAAAGAGATTAACCTGATTTCAGACTATCTTGAAGAAAGAACATCAGAGATTAAAAAAGAGAAAGAAAGTCTTGAGCACAAAGATAAAATTGTGAATGGAAGACAGCTTACCAATATCGGTGTTTTCAGATATTATGCACAGAAATACATTGAAAATGATCCCGATATAGATAAAAACGGCACCCGAATGGTACGTCAGCTGGACATTACCCCGCAAGGGCTGCCTCTTGAAGTATACTGCTTTGCCAATGATTCCAAATGGGAGCGTTTTGAGCAGATACAGGCAGATATTTTTGACCATTTGCTGGTAGCATCCAAAGAATTTGAGCTTCAGGTGATGCAGGTAAGTGTGAAAGTCTAG
- a CDS encoding carboxypeptidase-like regulatory domain-containing protein — protein sequence MKQNYLLIMLCSLVLLVNCKGDDTAAPEENPIKVVATGKVEGKVFAKNGTKPIGGALVFTTDGQSNIYHTYSGADGSFSLTAPEGNTTLHIQTGDGKNFRTEFPVTIKKNETVSVAATDSKLDQIAKMAYIKGSYDEIEAIISSLGYTATEITYQDLKNINTISQYDIIFLNCGSRTYAQTGTSSPSNDNNVYSNLSTFVSNGGSLYSSDWASAYLVGGNTNTVSCNAPGGFINDNLLCLQDTGTATTYMGCNVSNTALATALGFNTLDIQYDMGAWEKIMNYDPTFWDVLVQKGNEPLMIRTGHYTNPSAPQTPVGTSLNNNHITICHHTANGNNITITINQNAWNAHQAHGDTLGPCTGNSSSGNIYYTTFHNHATGNIGKAGPILEYVILNL from the coding sequence ATGAAACAAAATTACTTGTTAATCATGCTATGCAGCCTTGTGCTTCTAGTGAATTGTAAAGGAGACGATACTGCCGCTCCTGAAGAAAACCCTATTAAAGTAGTAGCCACAGGAAAAGTGGAGGGAAAAGTATTTGCAAAAAACGGAACAAAACCGATTGGAGGTGCTCTTGTTTTCACTACCGACGGACAGAGCAACATTTATCACACCTATTCCGGTGCTGATGGCAGCTTCAGCTTGACAGCTCCTGAAGGCAACACAACACTTCACATCCAAACAGGTGACGGTAAAAATTTCAGAACAGAATTTCCTGTTACCATTAAGAAGAATGAAACAGTCTCTGTGGCCGCAACAGATTCAAAATTGGATCAGATAGCAAAAATGGCCTATATAAAAGGAAGTTATGATGAAATTGAAGCGATTATAAGTTCTCTTGGTTATACAGCTACTGAAATTACTTATCAGGACTTAAAAAACATCAATACTATTTCCCAGTATGATATTATTTTCCTGAACTGCGGATCCCGAACTTACGCCCAAACAGGTACTTCATCGCCAAGCAATGACAATAATGTATATTCCAATCTTTCTACTTTTGTAAGCAATGGCGGAAGTCTTTACAGCTCAGACTGGGCTTCTGCTTATCTGGTAGGGGGAAATACAAATACGGTAAGCTGTAATGCTCCGGGAGGATTTATCAATGATAATCTTCTTTGCCTTCAGGATACAGGTACAGCCACCACTTATATGGGCTGTAACGTTTCAAACACTGCTTTGGCGACTGCATTAGGATTTAATACATTGGATATTCAATATGATATGGGTGCGTGGGAAAAAATTATGAACTATGATCCCACATTCTGGGATGTTCTTGTACAGAAAGGCAACGAACCACTGATGATAAGAACAGGACATTATACGAACCCTTCTGCTCCGCAAACACCTGTAGGAACATCGTTAAACAATAATCACATCACGATCTGCCATCATACGGCAAATGGAAATAACATTACCATTACCATCAACCAGAATGCATGGAATGCACATCAGGCACATGGAGACACATTGGGTCCTTGTACAGGAAACTCCAGCAGCGGAAATATCTACTATACCACATTCCATAACCATGCAACCGGAAACATCGGTAAAGCAGGACCGATTCTGGAATATGTAATCTTAAATTTGTAA
- a CDS encoding DUF456 domain-containing protein has product MDTTIINIFCLILLFVGILGTFLPVLPGLLLSICGLLIYKFGTDADLPMIYIWAFGILTLASIVLSYVIPAKTNRKYGGTRWGSIGSVIGTIVGIFIPIPLGFLVGMFAGVFIGELLHDSKDMNKALQSTKGALIGFIYGTGFSFVVGVAMFLVVLLNMFNVI; this is encoded by the coding sequence ATGGATACAACGATTATTAATATTTTCTGCCTTATTCTGTTATTTGTTGGAATCTTAGGTACTTTTCTTCCGGTATTGCCCGGGCTTTTGCTGAGTATCTGCGGGCTTCTGATCTATAAATTCGGGACGGATGCGGACCTTCCGATGATTTATATCTGGGCATTCGGAATTCTTACATTAGCTTCTATAGTATTAAGTTATGTGATTCCGGCAAAAACCAATAGAAAATATGGAGGTACACGTTGGGGAAGTATCGGTTCTGTAATTGGAACCATTGTTGGGATATTTATTCCGATTCCATTAGGCTTCCTCGTAGGAATGTTTGCAGGGGTATTTATTGGTGAATTACTTCATGACAGCAAGGATATGAATAAAGCTTTACAATCAACCAAAGGTGCACTGATTGGATTCATTTATGGAACCGGATTCAGTTTTGTAGTAGGAGTGGCAATGTTTTTGGTAGTATTACTTAATATGTTCAACGTCATTTAA
- a CDS encoding uracil-DNA glycosylase, giving the protein MTWTEILAPIKSTEYFTTLWEKVKNEYATTKVFPPKNQIFRALELTAFDDVEVVIIGQDPYHNDFQANGLCFSVSEQVAAPPSLKNIFIELKDDLGVVRTSKELDDWGRQGVLLLNATLTVRAHSPNSHKDLGWEKFTNFIIKEISDKKENVVFVLWGAFAQKKAELIDPAKHFILKSAHPSPFSVYRGFFGSKPFSKINEYLVSKGKKPISW; this is encoded by the coding sequence ATGACCTGGACAGAAATTTTAGCCCCTATAAAGAGTACGGAATACTTTACAACCCTTTGGGAGAAAGTAAAGAATGAATATGCAACAACCAAAGTTTTTCCACCGAAAAATCAGATTTTCAGAGCACTGGAACTGACGGCTTTTGATGATGTTGAGGTCGTTATTATTGGGCAGGATCCTTACCATAATGATTTTCAGGCAAATGGTTTGTGTTTTTCTGTTTCTGAGCAGGTTGCTGCACCACCATCACTTAAGAATATTTTTATTGAGTTGAAAGATGATTTAGGGGTTGTAAGAACTTCAAAAGAATTGGATGACTGGGGAAGACAAGGTGTTTTGCTATTGAATGCAACGTTAACGGTTCGGGCTCATTCACCTAATTCCCATAAAGATCTGGGTTGGGAAAAATTCACCAATTTTATCATTAAAGAAATTTCAGACAAAAAAGAGAATGTAGTGTTTGTATTGTGGGGCGCTTTTGCACAAAAAAAAGCCGAACTCATAGATCCGGCTAAGCATTTTATTCTGAAATCGGCACATCCATCACCATTTTCCGTGTACAGAGGTTTTTTTGGAAGTAAACCTTTCTCAAAAATTAATGAATATCTTGTTTCCAAAGGGAAGAAGCCTATTTCGTGGTAG
- a CDS encoding acyltransferase, protein MKNEIKSLTGLRGVVALWVAFFHFSFFRNEFIQDIVGKGYVAVDIFFVLSAFLLTVSYSGKFKGLNYRSIEIFYKKRINRIYPVYIVSVVFIALFLMKTSIAGFLINVTLLQSFFNPDYLLNVVYWSLSTEWVCYLIFPFMLWLVLHYKIRSEILIIISLVLRFMLPYFPGHLYIGSEHPMEVVESPRYLDLPYGLVSLLRTVSSYFLGIGVALLPQFKMKKENLVIYIILLLFVSMLFVEKGLLFIPLLSAFMIKYLYEGKPNYLKTFLETKAVYFLGNISYSLYIIHYIVKKQNFIIVHSYHLNNILLIAFSILLSYFSYMLIERKVRIFKV, encoded by the coding sequence ATGAAAAATGAAATAAAATCTTTAACGGGACTTAGAGGGGTTGTTGCATTATGGGTAGCTTTTTTTCATTTTAGTTTTTTTAGGAATGAATTCATTCAGGATATAGTAGGGAAGGGGTATGTAGCAGTTGATATCTTTTTTGTGTTAAGTGCTTTTTTACTGACGGTTTCTTATTCTGGAAAGTTTAAGGGTTTGAACTATAGATCAATAGAGATTTTTTATAAAAAGAGAATCAATAGGATTTATCCTGTATATATTGTATCGGTTGTTTTTATTGCATTGTTTTTAATGAAGACTTCTATAGCAGGATTTCTGATTAACGTGACCTTATTACAAAGCTTTTTTAATCCTGATTATCTGCTGAATGTTGTCTATTGGTCACTTAGTACAGAATGGGTTTGCTATTTAATATTCCCCTTTATGTTATGGCTTGTCCTGCATTACAAAATTCGCAGCGAAATTTTAATTATCATAAGTTTGGTTTTGAGGTTTATGCTTCCCTATTTCCCCGGCCATTTGTATATAGGTTCTGAACACCCCATGGAAGTAGTGGAATCGCCAAGATATCTTGATCTTCCTTATGGTCTTGTTTCCCTGCTGAGAACAGTATCTTCCTATTTTCTTGGAATTGGAGTTGCCCTTTTACCACAATTTAAAATGAAAAAAGAAAACCTCGTTATCTATATCATTCTCCTACTGTTTGTATCTATGTTGTTTGTTGAAAAAGGATTATTGTTTATTCCTTTATTATCAGCATTTATGATAAAATATCTGTATGAAGGAAAACCAAACTATTTAAAAACATTTTTAGAAACCAAGGCAGTGTATTTTCTGGGAAATATCTCTTATTCGCTATATATCATTCATTATATTGTGAAGAAGCAGAATTTCATTATTGTACATTCTTATCACCTCAATAATATACTATTAATAGCTTTCTCTATATTACTGTCTTATTTCTCATATATGCTGATTGAAAGAAAAGTCAGGATATTTAAAGTATAA
- a CDS encoding GNAT family N-acetyltransferase, which yields MKLETQRLLLRDINESHVEDILRIRSNEVINQFVLRNSPKNNYDALQFILTIKERTQNNQTVYLGIFLKDQPNLIGTICLWNFSEDRATAEVGYELLPEYHRQGIMSEALEAVLDFGFNELHLQEIVAITNKLNENSKGLLLKHHFILEEGKQNEGFPDNIIFSLQRASDHSYEI from the coding sequence ATGAAACTGGAAACCCAAAGACTATTACTGAGAGATATCAACGAAAGCCACGTTGAGGATATTTTACGAATTCGAAGCAATGAAGTGATCAATCAGTTTGTCCTAAGGAACTCACCAAAAAATAATTATGATGCTCTTCAGTTTATTTTGACCATTAAGGAAAGAACTCAAAATAATCAGACCGTCTATTTGGGAATATTTTTAAAAGATCAGCCGAATCTTATCGGAACGATCTGTCTTTGGAATTTTTCTGAAGACCGGGCAACAGCAGAAGTCGGTTATGAGCTGTTGCCGGAATACCACAGGCAAGGAATTATGTCTGAAGCCTTAGAAGCGGTTTTGGATTTTGGTTTTAATGAACTGCATTTACAGGAAATTGTTGCGATTACTAATAAATTGAACGAAAATTCAAAGGGACTTCTTTTAAAGCATCATTTTATTTTGGAAGAAGGAAAGCAAAATGAAGGTTTTCCGGATAATATTATCTTTAGTTTACAAAGAGCCTCTGACCATTCTTATGAAATCTAA
- a CDS encoding DNA mismatch repair protein MutS, translating to MYIDKEDLDELEFPQLLAEISPFAYSPKTREKILQLRPMEIDEAELSLKKTSEYLSSFESSNAIPFDEYEDIESELKLMLIENYRLENAAFIKIKTITEQIGKLQKFFPTMPETFPALLEEVSVLEFRKEIIDKVDKVFNRFGEVKSEASPALKGLRTEIQLAKKAIQENFNRALTTYGQSDFLDDIRETIIDDQRVLAVKSGFKKRVAGRTLGISKTGSITYIQPDSVVKHYFKLRESEEEEKKEIDKVLRQLTAELAEFQPQLWRYQVYIFDLDLTRAKAKFADLVNGILPKINRHKTLKLKDAYHPLLWLRNKVENKTIHPQTLSLTEHNRIICISGPNAGGKSITLKTVGLLQLMIQSGILVPVHPKSEMFFFEKVMTDIGDNQSIENHLSTYSSRLKKMSGIIREADANTLLLIDEFGTGSDPELGGALAESFMEFFYDKKSFAIITTHYTNIKLVIEQLPNAQNAAMLFNEETLEPMYKLEVGQAGSSFTFEVAEKNKIPRFIIHSAKKKVEHDIVNLDKTIVKLQQEKFEVEKLKSDLAERKESVEDKRDNLQKLNDQLQQKLFNFQKLYEEEHRKLQFGNKIETFIDSYTKGKSRKDVVKDFVKLLEQEKFRKLGHDKDETKRLQVVKRKITQQLKKEEVIEKIAETNEKLEEQRKSDRAIWMKIGQRVRITGSTSVGTIEKISRNKVIVNYGTFKTTINADELERI from the coding sequence GTGTATATAGATAAAGAAGATTTAGACGAATTAGAGTTTCCGCAATTGCTCGCGGAAATCTCCCCATTTGCGTATTCTCCGAAAACAAGAGAAAAAATTCTTCAACTTCGCCCAATGGAAATAGACGAGGCGGAACTTTCGTTAAAAAAAACGTCAGAATATCTGTCGAGTTTTGAAAGTTCAAATGCGATTCCGTTTGATGAATATGAAGATATCGAAAGTGAGCTGAAATTGATGCTGATTGAGAACTACCGCCTGGAAAATGCTGCTTTCATCAAAATAAAAACCATCACGGAACAGATCGGAAAACTGCAGAAGTTCTTCCCCACCATGCCCGAAACATTCCCTGCTTTATTAGAGGAAGTTTCTGTACTGGAATTCAGAAAAGAGATCATTGATAAAGTAGATAAGGTTTTCAACCGTTTTGGTGAGGTAAAAAGTGAAGCTTCTCCGGCTTTGAAAGGCTTGAGAACTGAAATTCAACTTGCTAAAAAAGCAATTCAGGAAAATTTCAACCGTGCACTCACCACGTATGGACAGAGTGACTTTTTGGATGATATCCGGGAAACAATTATTGATGATCAAAGAGTTCTGGCTGTAAAATCAGGATTCAAAAAAAGAGTTGCCGGAAGAACGCTGGGAATCTCCAAAACAGGTTCTATTACTTACATTCAGCCGGACAGTGTTGTAAAGCATTACTTCAAGCTTCGTGAAAGTGAAGAAGAAGAGAAAAAAGAAATTGACAAAGTTCTCAGACAGCTTACCGCAGAACTGGCAGAGTTTCAACCTCAGCTATGGAGATATCAGGTTTATATTTTTGATCTGGATCTTACAAGAGCGAAAGCTAAATTTGCTGATTTAGTGAACGGAATTCTTCCAAAGATCAACCGTCATAAGACATTGAAACTTAAAGACGCTTACCATCCATTGCTATGGTTGAGAAATAAAGTAGAAAATAAAACAATTCATCCTCAGACTCTTTCTTTAACGGAACATAACAGGATCATCTGTATTTCCGGACCTAACGCCGGTGGAAAATCAATTACTCTGAAAACCGTAGGATTATTGCAGCTGATGATTCAGAGTGGTATTCTGGTTCCGGTTCATCCCAAATCTGAAATGTTTTTCTTTGAGAAGGTCATGACTGATATTGGTGATAATCAATCCATTGAAAATCATCTGTCAACCTATTCATCAAGATTGAAGAAAATGTCCGGAATCATCCGTGAGGCAGATGCCAATACGCTTCTATTGATTGATGAATTCGGTACAGGTTCTGATCCGGAACTTGGAGGTGCGCTGGCAGAAAGTTTCATGGAGTTTTTCTACGACAAAAAGAGTTTTGCCATTATTACAACTCACTACACCAACATTAAACTGGTGATAGAACAGCTTCCCAATGCTCAGAACGCAGCAATGCTCTTCAATGAAGAAACACTGGAGCCGATGTATAAACTGGAAGTAGGCCAGGCAGGAAGTTCATTTACTTTTGAAGTTGCAGAAAAGAATAAAATCCCAAGGTTTATTATCCATTCTGCCAAGAAAAAGGTAGAGCATGATATCGTTAATCTCGATAAGACCATTGTAAAGCTGCAGCAGGAGAAATTTGAAGTTGAAAAACTGAAATCCGATCTTGCAGAAAGAAAAGAGTCTGTAGAAGATAAGCGTGATAATCTTCAGAAACTGAATGATCAGCTTCAGCAGAAACTGTTCAATTTCCAGAAACTATATGAAGAGGAACACCGCAAACTTCAGTTCGGGAATAAAATTGAAACGTTCATCGACAGTTATACAAAGGGAAAATCCAGAAAGGATGTTGTAAAAGACTTTGTAAAACTTCTTGAACAGGAGAAATTCAGGAAATTAGGCCATGATAAGGATGAAACAAAACGTCTGCAGGTCGTTAAGAGAAAAATTACTCAACAGCTGAAAAAGGAGGAAGTCATAGAAAAAATTGCAGAAACCAATGAAAAACTGGAAGAACAACGTAAAAGTGACCGCGCTATCTGGATGAAGATTGGGCAGCGTGTTCGTATCACGGGAAGTACCAGTGTGGGAACCATCGAAAAGATTTCCAGAAACAAGGTGATTGTCAATTATGGAACCTTCAAGACAACAATTAATGCAGATGAACTAGAGAGAATTTAA
- a CDS encoding GEVED domain-containing protein: MTKKLLYVFSLILGVSSFQATHKIEEEPKSLFYCDTNAPTGLQMSNITLTSGTVTWTADPNTPDNRIRYRIPGTTTWMTADVASGQNSFTITGLQPCTTYEVQVVKVCTVQGTWSNPVFFTTTLNYCASASTDTAMMHISNVTVNSTGITTPMVSNSGPSSYTDYRSDLSRRVKFFIGSTGNKLSVTNTWTGTPGTTTVTAWIDLNANGIFESNERVMVANNVTQAAPAVSVFTIPSLAALTTCGVTMRVVSNQTMPADACGTFTYGEVEDYGVDFIDSTLGVEESGKSAKPEIYPNPASDILNISGISEAANFEIYNALGQKTGEGKVEDHKVDLHHLSKGVYFIQLKDKEKVTRLKFIKK; encoded by the coding sequence ATGACAAAAAAACTACTTTATGTATTTTCTCTTATTTTGGGTGTTTCCAGCTTTCAGGCAACCCACAAAATAGAAGAAGAGCCCAAATCTTTATTTTACTGCGATACAAATGCTCCAACAGGGCTTCAGATGTCTAATATAACGCTTACTTCAGGAACAGTTACCTGGACTGCTGATCCCAATACTCCGGATAACAGGATCAGATATAGAATACCGGGAACTACTACATGGATGACAGCCGATGTTGCATCAGGACAAAATTCTTTTACTATTACCGGTTTGCAACCTTGTACAACGTACGAGGTACAGGTAGTGAAAGTTTGTACTGTACAGGGAACATGGTCTAATCCTGTATTTTTTACAACAACGCTCAATTATTGTGCAAGTGCATCTACAGATACTGCTATGATGCATATTTCCAATGTGACAGTAAATTCTACGGGAATTACCACTCCAATGGTAAGCAATTCCGGACCTTCCAGTTATACAGATTACAGAAGTGATCTAAGCCGTAGAGTAAAGTTTTTTATAGGAAGCACAGGAAATAAGCTTTCAGTAACCAATACCTGGACCGGAACTCCGGGTACTACAACAGTAACGGCATGGATAGATCTTAATGCCAACGGAATTTTTGAATCCAATGAAAGGGTGATGGTGGCGAATAATGTCACTCAAGCTGCACCGGCAGTATCTGTTTTTACGATTCCAAGTTTGGCAGCATTGACAACTTGTGGTGTTACTATGAGAGTTGTTTCAAATCAAACGATGCCTGCTGATGCCTGTGGAACATTCACCTATGGAGAAGTTGAAGATTATGGAGTGGATTTTATAGATTCAACGCTTGGAGTGGAAGAATCTGGAAAGTCTGCAAAACCTGAGATTTATCCCAATCCGGCATCCGATATTTTAAACATATCCGGCATCTCAGAAGCTGCAAATTTTGAAATTTATAATGCATTGGGACAAAAAACAGGAGAAGGAAAGGTTGAAGATCATAAAGTAGACCTTCATCATCTTTCAAAAGGAGTTTATTTTATCCAGTTGAAAGACAAAGAAAAAGTAACCCGATTAAAATTCATTAAGAAATAA